Proteins from one Phyllobacterium zundukense genomic window:
- a CDS encoding glycosyltransferase family 2 protein, whose translation MCVIIAAKNAADTIAAAISSALADTYVTEVIVVDDGSTDGTSEAAGAADDASGRLRIIRFDVNRGPSHARNHAISCSSAALISILDADDFFIPGRFSHLLSNGDWDMAADNIVFVDQRWVSHFSTLAIDKFSPETWFLDLPTFVDRNISRRNKQRGELGFLKPVIRREFLDRHSLRYNEKLRLGEDYDLYTRALALGARFQIINNCGYGAVVRADSLSGRHRTDDLKQLADADRALLDSGMLSGSGLEAVREHERHIRSKFHHRQFLDVKSQKGLVAAAAYGLRNPSAVFPIARGILTDKIDGAIKNRSTAPQVKPELRYLFPATSKRALS comes from the coding sequence GTGTGTGTGATCATCGCTGCGAAGAACGCAGCCGACACTATCGCGGCCGCCATATCCTCCGCCTTGGCGGATACATACGTGACGGAAGTGATCGTCGTCGACGACGGCTCGACCGACGGAACTTCGGAAGCCGCCGGAGCGGCCGATGACGCAAGCGGACGGTTGCGCATCATTCGCTTCGACGTCAACAGGGGTCCATCCCATGCACGCAATCACGCCATCTCCTGTTCCTCGGCAGCTCTGATCAGTATTCTCGATGCCGACGATTTCTTTATCCCGGGGCGCTTTTCCCATCTGCTGTCGAACGGGGACTGGGATATGGCCGCCGACAACATCGTCTTCGTCGATCAGCGTTGGGTCAGCCACTTCAGCACACTCGCCATTGATAAATTTTCTCCGGAAACCTGGTTTCTCGATCTGCCGACATTCGTTGACCGCAATATATCGAGACGCAACAAGCAGCGCGGCGAGCTTGGCTTCCTGAAACCTGTCATCCGGCGCGAGTTTCTGGATCGCCACAGCCTGCGCTACAATGAAAAGCTGCGGCTCGGCGAGGATTACGATCTCTATACGAGGGCGCTGGCCCTGGGTGCCCGGTTTCAGATCATCAACAATTGTGGATATGGCGCCGTCGTCCGTGCGGATTCGCTGAGTGGGCGGCACAGGACAGACGATCTGAAACAACTCGCCGATGCGGACAGGGCACTTCTGGACAGCGGCATGCTGTCGGGAAGCGGGCTGGAAGCAGTCCGCGAGCATGAGCGCCATATTCGCTCCAAGTTCCACCACCGGCAGTTTCTGGACGTCAAGTCGCAGAAGGGACTTGTTGCGGCAGCTGCCTATGGCTTGCGCAATCCGTCTGCGGTTTTTCCAATCGCGAGGGGCATCCTGACCGACAAGATCGATGGAGCCATCAAAAACAGATCGACGGCCCCGCAGGTCAAACCGGAGCTGCGCTATCTGTTTCCAGCAACTTCAAAACGGGCTCTGAGCTGA
- a CDS encoding TetR/AcrR family transcriptional regulator: MGRHREFDVEKVLDAALCVFWRKGYEGASYADLTEAAGVERPALYSAFGNKEALFRRALDRYYERYLDFIPKSLELPTARAVAAHILYSAAELNTRYSHHTGCLGINGVLAGSDEAEPVRQALIEARAGGEAQLRERFERAKAEGDLPKTAKPDALAAFVMAVSHGMAVQAKAGFSREMLEAVAEQALSAWPAGNSTSSEKSS; encoded by the coding sequence ATGGGACGCCATCGCGAATTTGATGTGGAGAAGGTGCTCGACGCTGCGCTGTGCGTTTTCTGGCGCAAGGGCTACGAGGGCGCATCCTATGCTGACCTGACAGAGGCTGCCGGCGTTGAGAGGCCCGCCCTCTATTCTGCATTCGGCAACAAGGAGGCTTTGTTCCGCCGAGCCCTGGATCGCTATTATGAGCGATACCTGGATTTCATCCCGAAGTCGCTTGAGCTCCCGACAGCGCGGGCAGTTGCTGCGCATATCCTTTACAGTGCAGCCGAACTCAATACACGTTACTCCCACCATACGGGGTGTCTGGGTATAAACGGGGTTTTGGCAGGATCTGATGAAGCGGAGCCAGTGCGTCAAGCGCTGATCGAAGCTCGCGCCGGCGGTGAGGCGCAGCTTCGTGAACGCTTCGAACGGGCAAAGGCCGAAGGCGACTTACCGAAGACGGCCAAACCGGATGCCCTTGCGGCATTCGTGATGGCTGTCTCTCACGGCATGGCGGTGCAGGCCAAAGCCGGCTTTAGCCGCGAGATGCTGGAGGCCGTTGCCGAGCAAGCACTTTCCGCGTGGCCTGCGGGTAATTCCACGTCTTCGGAAAAGTCATCCTGA
- a CDS encoding exopolysaccharide production repressor protein — MRFPNFLVGMFGVLIAFAITTYILTQSLWTTIVQTVLCAVVIQIGYFAVVLFLVSREKPRRSEWKQSGANETGAVANKQPPFKSITPTETH, encoded by the coding sequence ATGAGATTCCCAAATTTTTTAGTTGGAATGTTCGGCGTCCTCATCGCGTTTGCGATCACGACCTACATTCTCACGCAATCTTTGTGGACAACGATCGTCCAGACGGTCCTTTGCGCGGTCGTCATCCAGATAGGATATTTCGCGGTTGTGCTCTTCCTTGTCTCCCGAGAAAAACCGCGGAGGTCCGAGTGGAAGCAGTCCGGGGCCAACGAAACCGGCGCTGTCGCCAACAAGCAACCGCCGTTTAAGTCAATTACCCCAACCGAGACCCACTAG
- a CDS encoding acyltransferase family protein produces MVSLPTSGQSRDSLTYRRDIDGLRAIAILPVVLYHTGMSGFQGGFVGVDVFFVISGYLMALRIIGGIDQGDFSLWRFYESRIRRIFPALFAMIAASAVMAWLFFMPVEFEYFARSVKAAALFVSNIQLNRESGYFDISAQLKPLLHTWSLAIEEQFYIVFPLMLLLLSRIGREWIKPALVLLFVGSLAASIWGVEQRPVEAFYLSPYRAWELLLGALLALGVVPRPKQQFIGEILAAVGLILIGFAVFVYSDSTSFPGLAALVPCIGAALIIQGRAARGPAGLFLTSSPLVFIGLISYSLYLWHWPIIVFTRYLNGHELTFIQSGLLVAISLMVAVFSWHLIERPFRGHAGSISRKPVFAAATAVIIAVVAFGNYVISEVGLPGRLTPVAQKIYNATYDESRYSSPECLQDTSGRGPSLSDIQSGNLCRLGIPGADNVNFLVWGDSHSGSMAPAIDLAATKAGASGILAARASCPPLPDVELKDQKDTLRCVDYNAAVRDLIVRKRIPLVFMIAYWPKYVLRSELPNQGLYFDPKIRPQLDDESAPIAAALDQTLADLKRQGTQVVLVMDVPEMGHYMPEALAKAATRGTSTDIAPSWAYTSERQAVSRDMLSEYAAKYGAITVDALQGICDNGRCDSMRNGLPLYKDSDHITATTARSLSYLYTPVFKTLAGALGIAVD; encoded by the coding sequence TTGGTCAGCTTACCAACGTCCGGGCAGTCGCGCGACAGCCTGACCTACCGGCGCGACATCGACGGCCTCCGGGCCATCGCGATTTTGCCGGTCGTACTCTATCACACCGGCATGTCCGGCTTTCAGGGCGGATTCGTTGGCGTCGACGTGTTCTTCGTCATTTCCGGTTATCTGATGGCCTTGCGGATCATTGGGGGAATCGACCAGGGCGATTTCAGCCTCTGGCGGTTTTACGAAAGCCGCATTCGCCGCATTTTTCCGGCGCTGTTCGCAATGATCGCAGCGTCGGCGGTGATGGCATGGCTATTTTTCATGCCGGTCGAATTTGAGTATTTTGCTCGCAGCGTGAAAGCGGCGGCTCTTTTTGTTTCCAACATCCAGCTCAACAGGGAGAGCGGATATTTCGATATAAGCGCCCAGCTGAAGCCGTTGTTGCACACATGGTCGCTTGCCATCGAAGAACAATTCTACATCGTCTTCCCCCTGATGCTCCTTCTCTTGAGCAGGATCGGCCGGGAATGGATAAAGCCGGCGCTCGTTCTGCTGTTTGTGGGGTCGCTCGCAGCGAGCATCTGGGGCGTTGAGCAAAGGCCCGTCGAGGCGTTTTATCTGTCGCCTTACCGCGCCTGGGAGCTGCTACTCGGCGCTTTGCTCGCATTGGGTGTCGTGCCCAGGCCGAAACAGCAATTTATCGGCGAAATCCTGGCTGCCGTCGGACTCATCCTGATAGGCTTTGCGGTCTTCGTCTATAGTGACAGCACTTCGTTTCCCGGCCTTGCCGCGCTCGTCCCCTGCATTGGTGCCGCTCTCATCATTCAGGGACGGGCCGCACGCGGTCCGGCGGGATTGTTTCTCACGTCCTCGCCGCTCGTGTTCATCGGCCTGATTTCCTATTCGCTCTATCTCTGGCACTGGCCGATTATCGTCTTCACGCGTTACCTGAACGGTCACGAGCTCACCTTCATCCAAAGCGGTCTGCTCGTAGCTATCTCGCTTATGGTGGCTGTTTTTTCCTGGCATTTGATCGAACGGCCGTTCCGCGGACATGCCGGCTCGATTTCCCGCAAACCTGTCTTTGCCGCTGCGACGGCGGTTATCATAGCGGTCGTCGCCTTCGGCAATTATGTCATATCCGAAGTCGGGCTTCCCGGCCGCCTTACCCCGGTTGCCCAGAAAATCTACAATGCCACCTATGACGAAAGCCGGTATTCCAGTCCCGAATGCTTGCAGGATACCAGTGGAAGAGGTCCGTCCCTTTCCGACATCCAATCGGGCAACCTTTGCCGCTTGGGAATTCCCGGTGCGGATAATGTGAATTTCCTCGTTTGGGGCGACTCGCACTCCGGATCGATGGCGCCTGCCATCGATCTTGCAGCGACGAAGGCCGGTGCCAGTGGTATTTTGGCCGCACGGGCCTCATGTCCGCCACTTCCGGATGTGGAACTCAAAGACCAAAAAGATACGCTGCGTTGTGTCGACTACAATGCGGCAGTGCGAGACCTTATCGTTCGCAAGCGCATACCGTTGGTCTTCATGATCGCCTATTGGCCTAAATACGTCCTCCGCTCGGAGTTACCTAACCAGGGGCTTTATTTCGATCCCAAGATCCGCCCGCAGCTTGACGACGAATCGGCGCCCATTGCGGCCGCTCTGGACCAGACCCTCGCTGACCTCAAACGGCAGGGTACGCAAGTGGTGCTTGTGATGGATGTTCCGGAAATGGGGCACTACATGCCGGAAGCCCTTGCCAAAGCGGCAACGAGAGGCACATCTACCGACATTGCACCGTCATGGGCCTACACGTCCGAGAGGCAGGCAGTCTCCCGTGATATGCTTAGCGAATACGCTGCAAAATACGGGGCAATCACCGTCGATGCGCTCCAGGGTATCTGCGACAATGGCCGGTGTGACAGCATGCGAAACGGCCTGCCCCTGTACAAGGATTCAGACCATATCACCGCCACGACCGCCCGGAGTCTGAGTTACCTCTATACGCCGGTGTTCAAGACATTGGCCGGTGCTCTCGGAATCGCTGTCGACTAG
- a CDS encoding aspartyl/asparaginyl beta-hydroxylase domain-containing protein — protein MTEGTLKEPNLQNAGAEEVEQEFGTAGIAPMARPSRTTRFFMGIVSWAEKLNLKYARFGNPPVYDNAVFPWTSEIEKAWPDIRTELDRVLLRQSELPAFQDISTDVKTISTDRQWKTFFLVGFGVKSEQNIRACPKTWAAVQRIPNLKTAMFSIFEPGKHLPAHRGPYNGVLRLHLGLIVPEPGDKLAIRVKDRICHWQEGKALIFDDAYEHEAWNHTDKTRVVLFVDFVKPLKLPARFINWALMNLAIFTPFIREGLDNHKEWEKRFYAEAETLRNQSET, from the coding sequence ATGACCGAAGGAACGTTGAAGGAACCAAATCTTCAGAATGCGGGGGCTGAAGAAGTCGAGCAGGAATTCGGGACAGCCGGAATTGCGCCGATGGCTCGCCCGAGCAGGACCACACGCTTTTTCATGGGCATCGTCTCCTGGGCAGAAAAGCTCAATCTCAAATATGCCAGATTTGGCAACCCTCCAGTCTATGACAATGCGGTCTTTCCCTGGACAAGCGAGATAGAGAAGGCTTGGCCGGATATTCGCACTGAACTCGACCGCGTTCTTCTGCGTCAAAGCGAACTGCCGGCATTTCAGGATATTTCGACGGACGTCAAAACAATCTCGACGGACAGGCAATGGAAGACCTTCTTCCTGGTCGGATTCGGCGTGAAGTCAGAACAGAACATTCGGGCATGTCCCAAGACATGGGCTGCGGTGCAGAGGATTCCCAACTTGAAGACAGCCATGTTTTCGATCTTCGAACCTGGCAAGCACCTGCCTGCTCATCGAGGCCCTTACAACGGAGTATTGCGCCTTCATCTCGGTTTGATCGTGCCGGAGCCAGGCGACAAGCTCGCCATCCGGGTCAAAGACAGGATATGTCATTGGCAAGAGGGCAAAGCGCTGATCTTCGACGATGCCTACGAACACGAAGCCTGGAACCATACGGACAAGACGCGCGTCGTCCTCTTCGTGGATTTCGTGAAGCCGCTAAAACTCCCCGCCCGTTTCATCAATTGGGCGCTCATGAATCTGGCAATCTTCACGCCGTTCATCCGCGAAGGCCTCGACAACCACAAGGAATGGGAAAAACGTTTCTACGCCGAAGCCGAGACCTTGCGAAATCAGTCCGAGACTTAA
- a CDS encoding COG4280 domain-containing protein: MSNITTIVSTMTAAFLGSFVEVVEAFTIILAVGVSRSWKPAIIGTGLALVVLAALVLILGPLLGLIPTELLQFVIGTLLILFGMRWLRKAILRASGIIALHDEAEAFARETDQLKRQAAERRADWIAGIAAFKAVLLEGIEVVFIVIAVGAGRGMLGYAALGAAIACLLVLIVGFVVHKPLSQVPENTLKFVVGLLLTAFGVFWVGEGLGADWPGADLSLIAILAILAIFSFAAVRMLRGYYSSNVKAVA, from the coding sequence ATGTCCAACATCACGACCATAGTATCGACTATGACGGCAGCCTTCCTCGGCTCCTTCGTCGAAGTCGTCGAAGCCTTCACCATTATCCTGGCCGTCGGCGTTTCCCGCAGCTGGAAGCCCGCCATCATCGGCACGGGGCTCGCGCTCGTCGTTCTGGCCGCTCTGGTCCTGATCCTCGGCCCGCTGCTCGGACTGATCCCGACCGAGCTCCTGCAGTTCGTCATCGGAACCCTGCTGATCCTGTTTGGAATGCGCTGGCTGCGCAAAGCCATCCTCCGTGCTTCAGGTATTATTGCGCTTCACGATGAAGCAGAAGCCTTTGCGAGGGAGACCGATCAGCTCAAGCGCCAGGCAGCCGAACGGCGCGCGGACTGGATCGCAGGAATCGCTGCGTTCAAGGCGGTGCTGCTTGAGGGTATCGAAGTGGTCTTCATCGTCATCGCGGTTGGCGCCGGGCGCGGCATGCTCGGTTATGCCGCCCTTGGCGCGGCTATAGCGTGCCTCCTGGTACTGATCGTCGGTTTCGTCGTGCACAAGCCATTGTCGCAGGTGCCGGAGAACACCTTGAAATTCGTCGTCGGACTTCTACTTACGGCATTCGGCGTCTTCTGGGTTGGTGAAGGCCTTGGCGCCGATTGGCCGGGTGCCGATCTGTCGCTGATCGCAATCCTTGCCATCCTCGCAATATTCTCGTTTGCCGCCGTACGAATGCTACGCGGGTATTACAGCTCCAACGTAAAGGCAGTCGCCTGA
- a CDS encoding lipopolysaccharide biosynthesis protein, with protein MSAEPLQFGRVALRGGLLTVIAQGIKIVVQFLSVIVLARLLIPEDFGLVASVSPIVAFVALFQNLGLQQAVVQRKEISQRQLNQVFWMSAFAGLASTAVVVALSPVVASYYGDARMVGITIGAGLPLFLGSLAAMPLSLMNRHLQFGQLAINDVVTAIAGFATAAVAAYAGMGYWSLVLGPAASAVVGLLAAWRVARFRPDKPVLKIDRDIMSFGANLTGFNLVNFFSRNLDNILIGKFSGAIELGYYDRAYKLLLFPLQNINQPLTRLMIPLLSRIQDDKKRFRDIYMQTNWILAAVTVPAIAALTLTSEQVVGILFGDRWLPVAPIFAWLGIAGLIQPISSTTGWIFICQDRTKTMFRWGIYSSITTVVAFIVGLHWGAVGVAAAYAISGYVLRVPVLAVLVQRVGPVTAMDVLLVQGLFIVSALLAWLAYWWLPLSLIARSDFLAVILAVLLNYAFALVLMLLLPQSRSALSAIWSKVLSNIR; from the coding sequence GTGAGTGCCGAACCGCTTCAGTTTGGACGCGTTGCCCTCCGCGGCGGGCTTTTGACCGTCATTGCGCAGGGCATCAAAATCGTTGTCCAGTTCCTCTCCGTCATCGTTCTGGCGCGCCTGCTCATTCCGGAAGATTTCGGGCTTGTCGCCTCTGTCAGTCCGATCGTGGCATTCGTCGCGCTTTTCCAGAATCTCGGGCTTCAGCAAGCGGTCGTTCAACGCAAGGAGATCAGTCAGCGGCAGCTCAACCAGGTCTTCTGGATGAGCGCCTTTGCCGGTCTCGCCAGCACCGCGGTCGTTGTTGCACTCTCTCCCGTTGTCGCATCGTATTACGGTGATGCGCGCATGGTCGGGATCACCATCGGCGCCGGCCTGCCGCTCTTCCTCGGAAGTCTGGCGGCCATGCCGCTCAGCCTGATGAATCGCCATCTGCAGTTCGGTCAGCTTGCGATCAACGATGTTGTCACCGCCATTGCGGGCTTTGCAACAGCGGCTGTGGCCGCTTATGCCGGCATGGGCTATTGGTCGTTGGTGCTTGGCCCGGCCGCATCGGCCGTGGTTGGATTGCTTGCAGCCTGGCGTGTGGCGCGATTCAGGCCGGACAAGCCGGTCTTGAAGATCGATCGCGACATCATGTCCTTCGGCGCCAACCTTACAGGCTTCAACCTCGTCAATTTCTTCTCCCGCAACCTCGACAATATTCTGATCGGCAAATTTTCAGGCGCGATCGAACTCGGCTATTACGACCGCGCTTACAAGCTTCTGCTATTCCCTTTGCAGAACATCAATCAGCCGCTGACACGCCTGATGATCCCGCTGCTCAGCCGAATACAGGACGATAAAAAGCGGTTCCGCGATATCTACATGCAGACGAACTGGATCCTCGCGGCGGTCACAGTACCCGCCATTGCGGCGCTGACCCTTACCTCGGAACAGGTCGTCGGCATTCTTTTCGGCGATAGATGGTTGCCGGTCGCACCGATTTTCGCCTGGCTCGGCATTGCCGGCCTCATTCAGCCCATTTCGAGTACAACAGGCTGGATTTTCATCTGTCAGGACAGGACGAAGACCATGTTCCGCTGGGGCATCTACTCTTCGATCACGACTGTGGTTGCTTTTATCGTCGGCCTGCACTGGGGTGCCGTCGGCGTCGCCGCGGCCTATGCCATCAGCGGCTATGTCCTGCGCGTTCCTGTTCTCGCGGTACTTGTGCAGCGCGTCGGCCCGGTGACAGCGATGGATGTCCTTCTGGTGCAAGGCCTCTTCATCGTTTCGGCCCTGCTGGCCTGGCTCGCCTACTGGTGGCTACCCTTGTCGCTGATCGCCCGCTCGGACTTTCTCGCGGTCATCCTGGCTGTTTTGCTGAATTATGCGTTCGCACTCGTCCTGATGCTTTTGCTGCCCCAGTCACGCAGCGCTCTGTCGGCCATCTGGTCCAAGGTTTTGAGCAACATTCGTTGA
- a CDS encoding polysaccharide biosynthesis/export family protein: MTPISPSSVCSGMPSGFTAATRWFFYGCLLLLMMLLAPPAHAADYALGPMDKVTIRVVEWQTAEGAFREWPTITGDYRVGPSGTLSLPFAGEIAAGGKTTSEIAKEIATNLRQKLGLSDLPEASVEIAEFRPIFVSGDVQTPGKYAFEPEMTVLKAVSLAGGMPRTAGQRFERDYFNARGDYDVIVAEHDRAVVKLARLQAELANEQEIKVPDNLIEKSNAKRLIDDEMAIMRTRKNSLDLQISGLNDLKTLYTNEISSLEKKMGVQNRQLDLTRKQLNSIGGLADQGLVVNSRLLGLQTSVADMEGKLLDLDTASLRAKQEISKSTQNETDLDNERKAELATEMQATQAALDESNFKLQMNKNLMTEALVSAPAALGRGNGSDPVVMQYSIVRNSNGKTEETTAEEGTILLPGDVVKVKIDTERS; the protein is encoded by the coding sequence ATGACCCCGATTTCCCCGTCTAGTGTATGCTCAGGCATGCCAAGCGGTTTCACCGCTGCAACGCGCTGGTTCTTTTACGGCTGCTTGCTGCTTCTCATGATGCTGTTGGCGCCGCCTGCCCATGCGGCAGATTACGCCTTGGGCCCAATGGACAAGGTAACTATACGCGTGGTCGAATGGCAGACCGCCGAAGGTGCTTTCCGCGAGTGGCCCACGATCACAGGTGATTACCGGGTTGGTCCCTCAGGCACCTTGTCCCTTCCCTTCGCGGGTGAAATAGCAGCGGGCGGCAAGACCACATCCGAGATTGCCAAGGAGATCGCTACGAACCTCCGGCAGAAACTCGGCCTTAGCGATCTACCGGAAGCCTCCGTCGAGATAGCCGAGTTTCGGCCAATTTTCGTTTCAGGCGACGTGCAGACGCCAGGAAAATATGCATTCGAGCCTGAAATGACCGTTCTCAAGGCTGTCAGCCTTGCTGGCGGAATGCCGCGAACGGCCGGGCAGCGCTTCGAGCGGGACTATTTCAATGCGCGCGGGGATTATGATGTCATTGTAGCCGAGCACGACCGGGCGGTCGTCAAACTCGCAAGACTGCAAGCCGAATTGGCCAACGAACAGGAAATCAAAGTCCCGGACAATTTGATCGAGAAATCGAACGCCAAGAGACTGATCGACGATGAAATGGCAATCATGCGGACGAGGAAGAATTCCCTCGATCTGCAGATCAGTGGGCTGAACGATCTCAAGACGCTCTATACGAACGAAATCAGTTCGCTTGAAAAAAAGATGGGCGTGCAGAACCGGCAGCTGGATTTGACCCGCAAGCAGCTCAACAGTATTGGCGGCCTGGCGGATCAGGGCCTTGTTGTGAACTCGCGCCTCCTTGGGTTGCAGACCTCGGTTGCGGACATGGAAGGCAAACTTCTGGATCTTGATACCGCCTCGTTGCGCGCCAAACAGGAAATCAGCAAATCCACCCAGAATGAGACCGACCTTGATAACGAGCGCAAGGCAGAATTGGCAACCGAGATGCAGGCGACGCAGGCCGCACTCGATGAAAGCAATTTCAAGCTTCAGATGAACAAAAACCTGATGACCGAAGCGCTGGTGAGTGCGCCAGCTGCCTTGGGCAGGGGCAATGGCTCAGATCCTGTTGTCATGCAATACAGCATTGTCCGCAACTCCAACGGCAAAACCGAAGAGACGACCGCTGAAGAAGGAACCATCCTGCTGCCCGGCGATGTGGTCAAGGTTAAAATCGACACCGAGCGTTCGTGA
- a CDS encoding polysaccharide pyruvyl transferase family protein: MKIIVENTVCLNTGDAAILLAIRHILRKVWGEDLRFQVFDSQPEVAARLYPSKEYPDLEFHKLLSESVFKYSYDQNVLKNAVKPLYNRIVLEALRRFGRGGSIDKMLFGESDRRSLEIYRDADLVITTGGTYLVENYNLERRLNQFRIDAIVGKDPVFFTQSLGPFNKDYNRQELKPVFDRSPLILLRDSRSRDHIVDLVDDPGKCHVVADAVFALADTDRIAGILAADQTPKTGRVAISVRHWNYVKGGGDGMRRYLDSIRNIVTKLVRDQGKEVTFLSTCQGVPEYAHDDSKAAKAIVAELDPEIASHVSVDASFHTPEQLMALVKGFDFVVATRMHMMIMSLCVGTPVLPIAYEFKTKEVAKRIGVSDVLLDIDTVTVEEAGEKLDTFIQNLEHYRKTSLKAVLDEHASAMSATGLLKPLLAAPSTNVAQNLGPDGRQSAA; this comes from the coding sequence ATGAAAATCATTGTCGAGAACACGGTCTGCCTCAATACTGGCGACGCCGCAATTCTTCTAGCGATCAGGCACATCCTGAGAAAAGTCTGGGGTGAAGATTTGCGTTTTCAGGTCTTCGACAGCCAGCCGGAGGTGGCGGCACGACTTTACCCTTCGAAGGAGTATCCGGATCTCGAATTTCACAAACTCCTGTCGGAATCCGTCTTCAAGTACAGCTACGATCAAAACGTCCTGAAGAACGCCGTCAAGCCGCTCTATAACCGAATTGTACTTGAGGCCCTGCGCCGCTTCGGCAGGGGCGGATCCATCGACAAGATGTTGTTCGGCGAGAGCGACCGCCGCTCGCTTGAGATCTACCGGGACGCTGACCTCGTCATCACGACGGGTGGAACCTATCTCGTCGAGAACTACAACCTCGAACGGCGTCTCAATCAATTCCGTATCGATGCGATAGTCGGCAAGGATCCAGTGTTCTTCACGCAGTCACTGGGGCCCTTCAACAAGGACTATAATCGTCAGGAACTGAAACCCGTCTTTGACCGGAGCCCGCTCATTCTTCTTCGCGATTCAAGGTCAAGGGACCATATCGTCGACCTCGTCGACGACCCCGGCAAATGTCATGTGGTGGCGGATGCGGTGTTCGCGCTCGCCGACACGGACCGGATCGCAGGGATTCTGGCTGCGGACCAGACACCGAAAACGGGTCGCGTCGCTATTTCCGTCCGGCACTGGAACTACGTCAAGGGTGGCGGGGACGGCATGCGCCGCTACCTTGATTCCATTCGCAATATCGTCACCAAGCTGGTGCGGGATCAGGGCAAAGAGGTGACCTTCCTGTCGACTTGCCAGGGCGTGCCGGAATATGCCCACGACGATTCCAAGGCAGCCAAGGCGATCGTTGCCGAGCTCGATCCCGAGATTGCCAGCCATGTCAGCGTCGACGCGTCATTTCATACGCCAGAGCAGCTGATGGCTCTCGTAAAGGGGTTTGATTTTGTCGTCGCGACACGCATGCACATGATGATCATGTCACTGTGCGTCGGCACGCCGGTGCTGCCGATCGCCTACGAGTTCAAGACCAAGGAAGTCGCCAAGCGCATCGGTGTATCCGACGTTCTGCTCGACATCGACACGGTGACGGTGGAAGAAGCCGGTGAAAAGCTCGATACCTTCATCCAGAATCTGGAACATTATCGCAAGACGAGCCTCAAGGCTGTTCTTGACGAGCATGCATCGGCAATGTCCGCGACCGGGCTTCTGAAGCCGCTTCTTGCCGCGCCGTCAACGAATGTTGCTCAAAACCTTGGACCAGATGGCCGACAGAGCGCTGCGTGA
- a CDS encoding AAA family ATPase — protein MNTRIDPQLKIILIGGSSNVGKSRVAGALASKIGWRCISTDSLARHPGRPWRQSNKKVPAHVAEHYLSLKANELLESVILHHRKMSPLVAELVRATVHDEGMDKLVLEGSALWPFITSGHRMKEVGAVWLTASPDTLRTRIYEASGFHNASEQNRGMISRFLERTLLFDRKTAELVGEHGCKVLDVDAYKTTEDLIDGIVNSLRA, from the coding sequence TTGAACACACGGATTGATCCGCAGCTTAAAATTATCCTGATCGGCGGCTCGTCCAATGTCGGGAAATCAAGGGTCGCAGGCGCATTGGCGAGCAAAATTGGCTGGCGCTGTATTTCGACGGACAGCCTTGCCAGGCACCCTGGCAGGCCCTGGCGACAGTCAAACAAGAAAGTTCCCGCCCACGTAGCCGAGCACTATCTGAGTTTAAAGGCCAATGAACTGCTGGAATCCGTCATTCTGCATCACCGCAAGATGTCGCCACTCGTCGCGGAACTCGTCCGGGCTACGGTGCACGATGAAGGTATGGACAAACTGGTGCTTGAGGGATCTGCACTTTGGCCTTTTATCACGAGTGGACACCGCATGAAGGAAGTCGGAGCTGTCTGGCTGACAGCCAGTCCCGACACGTTGCGCACACGTATTTATGAAGCAAGCGGTTTCCACAATGCCAGCGAACAGAACCGTGGAATGATCTCAAGATTTCTCGAACGCACGCTGTTATTCGATCGAAAGACCGCCGAACTTGTTGGCGAGCACGGCTGCAAGGTCCTTGATGTTGACGCGTATAAAACGACAGAAGACCTGATTGACGGCATCGTGAATAGCCTCAGAGCCTGA